Proteins encoded in a region of the Chelonoidis abingdonii isolate Lonesome George chromosome 2, CheloAbing_2.0, whole genome shotgun sequence genome:
- the PAX8 gene encoding paired box protein Pax-8, with protein MVENQLNMSFLCDAGAKRGKETLGYLNRGISVIPGLPWPGRGWLCLSAGHGGLNQLGGAFVNGRPLPEVVRQRIVDLAHQGVRPCDISRQLRVSHGCVSKILGRYYETGSIRPGVIGGSKPKVATPKVVEKIGDYKRQNPTMFAWEIRDRLLAEGVCDNDTVPSVSSINRIIRTKVQQPFNLPMDNCVASKALSPGHSLIPSSAVTPPESPQSDSLGSTYSISGLLGIAQASSDNKRKMDESDPESCRLRMDTQSSTSAARKHLRSEAFGQPPLEPLECPFERQHYPEAYASPSHAKGEQGLYPLPLLSSALDDGKAALTTSNTPLGRGLAAPQPYAAVTDPHSPFLVKQETPESSSPSATPSSLSSAAFSDLQPGPPFRAFPHCSAIYGQFPGQGLVPGREMVGSTLPGYPPHIPTGGQGSYASSAIAGMVAGSDYSANAYSHSPYSTYGEAWRFPNSSLLSSPYYYSSASRAPAPPAAAYDHL; from the exons TAATACCAGGCCTCCCTTGGCCTGGCCGGGGCTGGCTTTGTCTCTCGGCAGGGCACGGAGGGTTGAACCAGCTGGGCGGGGCCTTCGTGAATGGCCGTCCGCTGCCAGAAGTGGTCAGGCAGCGCATTGTggacctggcccaccagggcgTGCGGCCCTGTGACATCTCCCGCCAGCTGCGAGTCAGCCACGGCTGCGTCAGCAAAATCCTGGGCAG GTACTACGAGACTGGCAGCATCCGGCCCGGCGTGATTGGCGGCTCCAAGCCCAAGGTGGCCACCCCCAAGGTGGTGGAGAAGATCGGGGACTACAAGCGGCAGAACCCCACCATGTTCGCGTGGGAGATCCGTGACCGCCTGCTGGCCGAGGGTGTCTGTGACAACGACACCGTGCCCAGCGTCAGCTCCATTAACAG AATCATCCGGACCAAAGTCCAGCAGCCATTCAACCTCCCGATGGACAACTGCGTGGCCTCCAAAGCTCTGAGCCCTGGGCACAGCCTGA TCCCCAGCTCGGCCGTGACCCCCCCGGAGTCACCCCAGTCGGACTCACTGGGCTCCACCTACTCCATCAGCGGGCTCCTGGGCATCGCCCAGGCCAGCAGCGACAACAAGAGGAAGATGGACgaaa GCGACCCAGAGAGCTGCCGGCTCAGGATGGACACCCAGAGCAGCACCAGCGCAGCCCGCAAGCATCTGCGCTCTGAAGCCTTCGGCCAGCCCCCCCTGGAGCCACTGGAGTGCCCCTTCGAGCGGCAGCACTACCCTGAGGCCTACGCCTCCCCCAGCCATGCCAAGGGCGAGCAG GGTCTCTACCCACTGCCCCTGCTGAGCAGTGCACTGGACGACGGCAAAGCCGCGCTGACCACCTCCAACACGCCACTCGGCCGCGGCCTGGCCGCCCCCCAGCCGTACGCGGCTGTGACGG ACCCCCACTCCCCCTTCCTTGTAAAGCAGGAGACCCCCGAGTCCTCCAGCCCGAGCGCCACCCCTTCCTCTTTATCTAGTGCCGCCTTTTCGGACCTGCAGCCCGGGCCGCCCTTCAGAGCCTTCCCCCATTGCTCCGCCATCTACGGCCAGTTCCCTGGCCAGGGCCTCGTCCCAG GGCGCGAGATGGTCGGCTCCACCCTGCCCGGCTACCCCCCGCACATCCCCACTGGCGGGCAGGGCAGCTACGCCTCCTCCGCCATCGCTGGCATGGTGGCAG gcagtgACTACTCTGCAAACGCCTACAGCCATTCCCCCTACTCCACCTACGGTGAGGCCTGGCGCTTCCCCAACTCCAGCCTGCTGA GTTCCCCGTATTATTACAGCTCTGCCTCGAGGGCCCCTgcgccccctgctgctgcctaCGACCACCTGTAG